Proteins encoded together in one Lepisosteus oculatus isolate fLepOcu1 chromosome 2, fLepOcu1.hap2, whole genome shotgun sequence window:
- the LOC107077108 gene encoding uncharacterized protein, with product MALPLADKSLYPSLDKLGIRGMRVDTDSHRQALSTKGLKNECKIPPDVVDSIDWNKLKILKVFNADVTNIEQERGVFSETILGNTKTASEIRHKQASIRENGKKNFPKECIATNQVCGIYQTPEGLKIYICVGDTLHLESDVVVKPSSRKTKLGTFEQVVDEEQAVTLTVHRRLTTKGRLQRVITFHWNVVECSSCVSLIQSAISLVLKYVKHHGLASLAICLPLTNAQCFQSEAEILVSELEVFSRATLSTLPAPVSVHLVFPDENEGVIQLQRSLGASWHPFSEIQKETADRLPNEGFPFPEGDILAQVVCGTLEETTVLKGIEKPSEIIGTCFMDDSYFIQYIQDHAEAFKDISRHLFAKNLKFSIFHGSQLPSLLVEPDSSGRSSLSLMDIYWQARKLYGVRTVELTSWINRKVYAPALSALPSVRFYKELQVLVGRVKELEEFLNWNVAVEINSENWKPSSDETVSGVIRRFMQMLSDQFPYVSILSFRDIPRLVFKGPLKDINMAMSLLKGQISEQKLQVACENQLSKYQCAFLKGLDLEAFSAEVFDPRGMLATLKCQDGSLVVTGIHEDESERVVKILKDVVKEKAIRISSANQAATKKRVWQELMDSIFQGLNVNGKKVEAHTMRDKNDTNYLVVLVGFTAELQAACCCIQNYLRHNTLARRVLQFRQPHLMEAGIQLQKIMDWESSIQTKVKMKTGSQSQLEVILSGPRDEVQRAQETVTKDLESLVRKSLTLVEPWTKDYFEDQERRATLEEYCEALRCLVIMEVRNGPGEAHKIHVTGRMPDVEKARAAIETDFQGAKQQQCLKDPQIAQLRPEQLASIQKELRVRLHCRNSSITIEGLSEQVLEAQKRITELLKCISEKAAVDHQAVSTDIPIRERYLAEPTRSNQIPLQLIARNQIHQQPETGVRMAEDLFFGETRVDFRSLQFAGPSRFTCSEPGCGCSFDSQKGLQLHHTQMHTEEGRDTCPKCGKESTRSGITRHLPYCQGHLGLYQSRNPSLTQFTSTLFNRIQTSQPPSIVSKAQDEKIFSFQSLQFAGLSRFTCSEPGCSCSFDTQKGLQLHHTQIHTEEGRDTCPKCGKESTKSGITRHLPYCQGHLGLYQSRNPWLITRVDADSQTSSQLTSTLYDWTQNYQTSERLTLPQAWKSEGVQPYRPPIPTSSFTCSCGRSFDTQRGLSLHHTLMHTAAGQATCPSCGKESTKSGITRHKCKGR from the exons ATGGCCCTGCCTCTAGCAGATAAAAGTTTGTACCCAAGCTTGGACAAGTTGGGAATCAGAGGTATGAGAGTGGACACTGATTCACATAGACAAGCCCTCAGTACCAAGGGACtgaaaaatgaatgcaaaataCCACCAGATGTGGTAGACTCCATTGattggaataaactgaagataCTAAAGGTCTTTAATGCAGATGTTACAAACATTGAACAGGAAAGAGGTGTTTTTTCAGAGACCATATTAGGAAATACTAAGACAGCATCAGAAATAAGGCATAAACAAGCTAGCATCAGAGAGAATGGGAAAAAGAATTTTCCAAAGGAATGTATAGCTACTAATCAGGTCTGTGGGATTTATCAGACACCAGAAGGCCTAAAGATCTACATCTGTGTGGGTGACACTCTCCATCTGGAGTCTGATGTAGTTGTAAAGCCAAGCAGCAGGAAGACAAAACTGGGAACCTTTGAGCAAGTGGTGGATGAAGAGCAAGCAGTCACACTAACTGTTCACAGACGGTTGACCACCAAAGGGAGACTACAGAGGGTCATCACATTTCACTGGAATGTTGTGGAGTGCAGCAGTTGTGTGTCCCTGATTCAAAGTGCAATCAGTCTTGTACTAAAATATGTGAAGCACCATGGCCTGGCATCTCTGGCTATTTGCCTTCCATTAACAAATGCACAGTGCTTTCAGTCTGAAGCTGAAATTCTGGTATCAGAATTAGAGGTTTTCAGCAGGGCAACACTCTCCACTTTACCTGCACCTGTGTCTGTGCACCTGGTTTTTCCTGATGAAAATGAAGGGGTCATACAGCTACAGAGAAGCCTGGGGGCAAGCTGGCACCCTTTCTCTGAAATACAAAAGGAGACGGCTGATCGTCTCCCCAATGAAGGCTTTCCCTTCCCAGAAGGAGACATCTTGGCTCAAGTGGTGTGTGGAACTTTGGAAGAAACTACG GTGTTGAAAGGCATTGAAAAGCCTTCAG aaaTAATTGGAACCTGCTTTATGGACGATTcctattttatacagtacattcaggaCCATGCGGAGGCTTTCAAAGATATTTCCAGACACCTCTTTGCCAAGAATTTAAAGTTTAGCATTTTCCATGGGTCACAACTACCTAGCCTCCTAGTGGAACCAGATAGCTCTGGGAGGAGCAGTTTGTCTCTCATGGATATCTACTGGCAAGCCAGAAAACTGTATGGTGTGAGAACTGTAGAACTCACATCCTGGATAAATCGGAAAGTATATGCCCCTGCTCTTAGTGCATTGCCCTCTGTTAGGTTTTATAAAGAACTGCAAGTATTGGTAGGGAGGGTTAAAGAATTGGAGGAGTTTCTGAACTGGAATGTAGCCGTTGAGATAAATTCTGAAAATTGGAAACCTTCTTCGGATGAAACAGTTTCTGGAGTCATCCGCAGGTTCATGCAGATGCTGTCAGATCAATTCCCGTATGTTTCAATTTTAAGCTTTAGGGATATACCAAGGTTAGTGTTCAAGGGACCATTGAAGGACATTAACATGGCTATGAGTTTGCTTAAGGGGCAAATCTCTGAACAGAAATTACAAGTTGCATGTGAAAACCAACTTTCAAAGTACCAGTGTGCTTTCCTAAAAGGACTGGACCTGGAAGCTTTCTCTGCTGAAGTCTTTGACCCCAGAGGGATGCTGGCTACTTTGAAATGTCAAGATGGCTCCCTAGTGGTGACAGGGATTCATGAGGATGAATCCGAGAGAGTGGTGAAAATCCTGAAGGATGTTGTTAAGGAGAAAGCCATCCGAATCAGTAGTGCTAACCAAGCAGCTACTAAAAAGAGGGTCTGGCAAGAACTAATGGACAGTATCTTTCAAGGGTTGAATGTGAATGGAAAGAAGGTGGAAGCCCACACGATGAGAGATAAGAATGACACCAACTACTTGGTGGTGCTAGTGGGATTTACAGCAGAGTTGCAAGCTGCATGTTGTTGCATCCAAAACTATTTACGCCACAATACTCTTGCTAGGAGAGTCCTGCAATTCCGGCAGCCACATTTAATGGAAGCAGGAATTCAACTTCAGAAAATCATGGACTGGGAAAGCTCGATACAAACTAAG GTGAAGATGAAGACTGGGTCACAATCCCAGCTGGAAGTGATACTGTCTGGTCCACGAGATGAAGTACAGAGAGCCCAGGAGACTGTGACAAAGGATCTGGAGTCCCTTGTGAGGAAATCCTTGACTCTGGTTGAGCCTTGGACCAAGGATTACTTTGAGGATCAGGAAAGAAGAGCTACCTTGGAGGAGTACTGTGAAGCCCTTAGATGCCTTGTCATCATGGAAGTCAGGAATGGTCCTGGAGAAG CACACAAGATCCATGTGACTGGGAGGATGCCAGATGTGGAGAAAGCTCGAGCAGCCATTGAAACAGACTTCCAGGGTGCCAAACAACAACAATGTCTAAAAGACCCCCAGATTGCTCAGCTGAGACCAGAGCAACTCGCCTCCATCCAGAAAGAGCTGAGAGTCAGGCTCCATTGCAGAAATAGTTCTATCACAATAGAGGGACTATCTGAACAAGTCCTGGAGGCACAAAAACGCATTACAGAGCttctgaaatgtatttcagAGAAGGCTGCT GTTGATCATCAGGCAGTATCTACAGACATTCCAATAAGGGAAAGATATCTGGCTGAGCCTACAAGATCAAATCAAATACCCTTACAGTTAATAGCCAGGAACCAGATTCACCAGCAGCCAGAAACTGGAGTTCGTATGGCAGAAG ATCTCTTCTTTGGTGAGACGAGAGTTGATTTCCGATCCCTTCAATTTGCTGGCCCAAGCAGGTTTACGTGCAGTGAGCCAGGCTGCGGTTGCTCTTTCGACTCCCAGAAAGGGCTGCAGCTCCATCACACCCAGATGCACACAGAAGAAGGGAGAGACACCTGTCCTAAGTGTGGCAAAGAGAGCACTAGAAGTGGGATAACCCGACACCTCCCATACTGCCAAGGACATCTGGGGTTGTATCAGAGCAGAAATCCTTCGTTAACCCAGTTTACATCAACTTTATTCAACAGGATCCAGACTTCTCAGCCTCCAAGTATAGTCTCTAAAGCACAAG ATGAGAAAATATTCAGTTTCCAGTCCCTTCAATTTGCTGGCCTAAGCAGGTTTACGTGCAGTGAGCCAGGCTGCAGTTGCTCTTTCGACACCCAGAAAGGGCTGCAACTCCATCACACCCAGATACATACAGAAGAAGGGAGAGACACCTGTCCTAAGTGTGGCAAAGAGAGCACTAAAAGTGGGATAACCCGACACCTACCATACTGCCAAGGACATCTGGGGTTGTATCAGAGCAGAAATCCATGGTTAATAACTAGAGTTGATGCTGATTCTCAAACAAGTTCCCAACTCACATCCACCTTATATGACTGGACACAGAACTACCAGACCAGTGAAAGATTAACTCTACCACAAG CTTGGAAGTCTGAAGGCGTCCAGCCCTACAGGCCGCCTATACCCACCTCCTCATTCACCTGCAGCTGTGGTCGTTCCTTCGACACCCAGAGAGGACTAAGTCTGCATCACACCCTGATGCACACGGCGGCAGGCCAGGCCACCTGCCCTTCCTGTGGCAAAGAGAGCACCAAGAGTGGGATCACCAGACACAAGTGCAAGGGAAGATAA
- the LOC102692657 gene encoding lysosomal membrane ascorbate-dependent ferrireductase CYB561A3 isoform X1, translated as MSVKQIRSVSGLNIPFLQHQTDTRGYVIFTLEFIQHSIQRVTAVYELCKTDSTPYCISQWCTMSSVLSFYVSYLLCLCLGFLCVVFVSYWNSKWRGGFAWDGSGLQFNWHPVLMVTGLVVVYGNAAVLYRIPLTWGENKLPWKLLHAVLMFLALLLAVLGLCAVFDFHNKQSTPNLYSVHSWVGICTVVLFATQWALGLCTFLLPCSPLDLRKFVKPLHVWMGSAIFIMGIISCISGINEKLIFSLKSGNKTQPYSTLPPEAVFANSLGILIVAFGVVVLGILSKQSWRRPESGPEDDSSRPLLREERQ; from the exons ATGTCAGTGAAACAAATCAGATCTGTTTCGGGACTGAATATACCATTTCTCCAGCATCAAACAGACACAAG GGGCTACGTAATTTTTACTTTGGAGTTTATACAACACTCCATCCAGCGGGTGACTGCCGTTTACGAATTGTGCAAAACAGACAGTACACCATACTGCATTTCACA GTGGTGCACCATGAGTTCTGTACTCTCCTTCTATGTGTCCTACCTGCTGTGTCTGTGCCTGGGTTTCTTGTGTGTGGTTTTTGTGTCCTACTGGAACTCGAAGTGGCGTGGGGGTTTTGCCTGGGATGGCTCAGGGCTGCAGTTTAATTGGCACCCTGTGCTGATGGTGACTGGACTGGTTGTGGTATATGGCAATG CGGCAGTTCTCTATCGAATTCCCCTTACCTGGGGTGAAAATAAGTTGCCCTGGAAGCTGCTTCATGCTGTTCTGATGTTCCTGGCACTGCTCCTGGCTGTGCTGGGTCTCTGCGCGGTCTTTGACTTCCACAACAAGCAAAGTACCCCCAACCTCTACTCTGTGCACAGCTGGGTGGGCATCTGTACTGTGGTTCTTTTTGCAACTCAG TGGGCTCTGGGTCTATGCACATTCCTGCTGCCCTGCTCTCCCTTAGATCTCCGCAAGTTTGTCAAGCCTTTGCATGTGTGGATGGGCAGTGCCATTTTCATTATGGGTATTATTTCCTGCATCTCAGGCATCAACGAGAAGCTCATCTTTTCTCT GAAGAGTGGAAACAAGACTCAGCCGTACTCCACCCTGCCCCCAGAGGCTGTTTTTGCAAACTCATTGGGCATCTTGATTGTTGCTTTTGGAGTAGTGGTCCTGGGTATTCTGTCGAAACAGTCGTGGCGTCGACCAgagtcagggcctgaagatgaCAGCTCAAGG CCACTACTGCGTGAAGAGAGACAATAG
- the LOC102692657 gene encoding lysosomal membrane ascorbate-dependent ferrireductase CYB561A3 isoform X2, translated as MSSVLSFYVSYLLCLCLGFLCVVFVSYWNSKWRGGFAWDGSGLQFNWHPVLMVTGLVVVYGNAAVLYRIPLTWGENKLPWKLLHAVLMFLALLLAVLGLCAVFDFHNKQSTPNLYSVHSWVGICTVVLFATQWALGLCTFLLPCSPLDLRKFVKPLHVWMGSAIFIMGIISCISGINEKLIFSLKSGNKTQPYSTLPPEAVFANSLGILIVAFGVVVLGILSKQSWRRPESGPEDDSSRPLLREERQ; from the exons ATGAGTTCTGTACTCTCCTTCTATGTGTCCTACCTGCTGTGTCTGTGCCTGGGTTTCTTGTGTGTGGTTTTTGTGTCCTACTGGAACTCGAAGTGGCGTGGGGGTTTTGCCTGGGATGGCTCAGGGCTGCAGTTTAATTGGCACCCTGTGCTGATGGTGACTGGACTGGTTGTGGTATATGGCAATG CGGCAGTTCTCTATCGAATTCCCCTTACCTGGGGTGAAAATAAGTTGCCCTGGAAGCTGCTTCATGCTGTTCTGATGTTCCTGGCACTGCTCCTGGCTGTGCTGGGTCTCTGCGCGGTCTTTGACTTCCACAACAAGCAAAGTACCCCCAACCTCTACTCTGTGCACAGCTGGGTGGGCATCTGTACTGTGGTTCTTTTTGCAACTCAG TGGGCTCTGGGTCTATGCACATTCCTGCTGCCCTGCTCTCCCTTAGATCTCCGCAAGTTTGTCAAGCCTTTGCATGTGTGGATGGGCAGTGCCATTTTCATTATGGGTATTATTTCCTGCATCTCAGGCATCAACGAGAAGCTCATCTTTTCTCT GAAGAGTGGAAACAAGACTCAGCCGTACTCCACCCTGCCCCCAGAGGCTGTTTTTGCAAACTCATTGGGCATCTTGATTGTTGCTTTTGGAGTAGTGGTCCTGGGTATTCTGTCGAAACAGTCGTGGCGTCGACCAgagtcagggcctgaagatgaCAGCTCAAGG CCACTACTGCGTGAAGAGAGACAATAG
- the drd7 gene encoding dopamine receptor D7: MPWRAVAEVAGFWPFGSFCSVWVAFDIMCSTASILNLCIISVDRYWAIANPFRYERKMTRRAALVMIGVAWTLSVLISFIPVQLSWHKANGTSPPPSSAKLSETCDSSLNRTYAITSSLISFYIPVIIMVVTYTRIYRIAQRQIRRISIQERAAEHAQNCHGNRGLPEGGLKNSFKKETKVLKTLSIIMGVFVCCWLPFFILNCMVPFCNPSIHHRGQLPCVSETTFDVFVWFGWANSTLNPVVYAFNADFRRAFASLLGCGRLCPSNAVETVDFSNELVSYHHDTTNHQEIQPLSYPYLLPHVVRPPSEKELSFDDMSQFSQTTRRDRDQAGSHPVMVHADGDTDVSLDKITPFTPGDQPFNLVLFKQSL, translated from the coding sequence ATGCCCTGGAGGGCAGTGGCAGAGGTGGCTGGGTTCTGGCCATTTGGCAGCTTCTGTAGTGTTTGGGTGGCCTTTGATATCATGTGCTCCACGGCTTCCATCCTTAACCTGTGCATCATCAGCGTGGACCGCTATTGGGCGATCGCCAACCCTTTCCGTTATGAGCGCAAAATGACACGTCGGGCGGCATTAGTCATGATTGGAGTGGCTTGGACTCTCTCTGTCCTCATTTCCTTTATCCCAGTGCAGCTGAGCTGGCACAAAGCTAATGGTACCTCTCCTCCACCAAGCTCTGCTAAGCTTTCTGAGACCTGTGACTCCAGCCTGAACCGTACCTATGCCATCACCTCCTCCCTGATCAGCTTCTACATTCCTGTGATCATCATGGTTGTCACTTACACCCGAATCTACCGCATAGCTCAAAGGCAGATCCGCCGCATTTCCATTCAAGAGAGAGCGGCTGAGCATGCTCAGAACTGCCATGGAAATCGAGGTCTACCCGAGGGTGGCCTGAAGAACTCTTTCAAGAAGGAAACCAAGGTCCTCAAGACTCTTTCCATCATCATGGGTGTCTTTGTTTGCTGCTGGCTGCCATTTTTCATCCTCAACTGTATGGTCCCTTTCTGTAACCCAAGCATCCACCACCGAGGTCAGCTGCCCTGTGTGAGTGAGACCACTTTTGATGTCTTTGTCTGGTTTGGTTGGGCCAACTCTACTCTCAACCCTGTAGTCTATGCCTTCAATGCTGATTTCCGCCGGGCCTTTGCATCACTACTGGGCTGTGGAAGACTGTGTCCTAGTAATGCAGTCGAGACAGTGGATTTTAGCAATGAACTAGTGTCTTACCACCATGATACCACCAACCATCAGGAGATTCAGCCACTCAGCTATCCCTATCTCCTTCCCCATGTTGTTAGGCCACCCAGCGAGAAGGAGCTGTCCTTTGATGACATGTCCCAATTCTCTCAAACAACTCGCAGGGACAGGGATCAGGCAGGAAGTCACCCTGTTATGGTCCATGCTGATGGAGATACTGATGTGTCACTGGACAAGATCACTCCCTTTACACCTGGAGATCAGCCATTTAACTTGGTTCTGTTTAAACAGAGTCTATGA